One stretch of Saccharopolyspora erythraea DNA includes these proteins:
- a CDS encoding dihydrofolate reductase family protein: MEGPTLARSALRLGLVDVIELLLCPVVVGAGTPVLPDGFRTALSLTRERRFGNGMVQLTYAVR; this comes from the coding sequence GTGGAGGGCCCGACCTTGGCCCGCAGTGCGCTTCGGCTCGGGCTCGTCGACGTGATCGAGCTGCTGCTCTGTCCCGTCGTCGTCGGGGCGGGGACACCGGTGCTGCCGGATGGGTTTCGAACCGCTCTTTCCCTCACGCGCGAGCGCCGGTTCGGCAACGGCATGGTGCAGCTCACCTACGCCGTCCGATAG
- a CDS encoding dihydrofolate reductase family protein — protein sequence MVSSGPGRKGGSKHRVIYSVASSLDGYNTDAQGDYSWAFPDEEVIAALNADAREVSTYLYGRRMYEAMAGWETDPAVAAQSPESAAFATTWQAAQKIVFSAGLPEVWTRRTRLERELTAEAVETARGPRHPGT from the coding sequence GTGGTCTCGTCTGGACCCGGCAGGAAGGGTGGTTCCAAGCATCGCGTCATCTACTCGGTCGCGTCGTCTCTCGACGGCTACAACACCGACGCCCAGGGCGACTACTCCTGGGCGTTCCCCGACGAGGAGGTCATCGCCGCACTCAACGCCGACGCCCGCGAGGTGAGCACGTACCTGTACGGGCGGCGGATGTATGAGGCGATGGCGGGGTGGGAGACCGATCCGGCGGTCGCTGCTCAGTCGCCGGAGTCGGCGGCGTTCGCGACCACGTGGCAGGCCGCTCAGAAGATCGTCTTCTCGGCCGGTCTGCCCGAGGTGTGGACGCGGCGCACTCGGCTGGAGCGGGAACTGACGGCCGAGGCGGTCGAGACCGCCCGGGGGCCGAGGCATCCGGGGACCTGA